A genomic segment from Nicotiana sylvestris chromosome 1, ASM39365v2, whole genome shotgun sequence encodes:
- the LOC104236326 gene encoding epoxide hydrolase 3-like, with amino-acid sequence MEGIEHRTVNVNGINMHVAEKGQGPVVLFLHGFPELWYTWRHQLVAFADLGYRAVAPDLRGYGDTDAPAEAASYTCFHVVGDLVALIESLGVESVFLVAHDWGAMIGWYLCLFRPDLVKAYVCLSVPFRPRHPKMKPIPTMRAFFGDDYYMCRFQDPGMEDEIAKYGSEAVLKKILTDRKPGPPCLPKENPFGISPDSKLPSWLSQDDLKYYSTKFDQKGFTGGLNYYRALDLNWELTAAWTGAKVKVPVKFMVGELDLVYTTPGMKEYVHGGGFKKDVPMLDEDVVVMEGAAHFINQERAQDTNSHIHGFINKF; translated from the exons ATGGAAGGCATCGAGCACAGAACGGTGAACGTTAATGGCATCAACATGCACGTAGCTGAAAAGGGTCAAGGCCCAGTGGTTCTCTTCCTCCACGGCTTCCCTGAGCTCTGGTACACGTGGCGCCACCAGTTGGTAGCCTTCGCTGACTTAGGCTACCGTGCGGTGGCGCCGGATCTTAGGGGCTACGGAGACACAGACGCACCAGCTGAAGCAGCTAGCTATACTTGTTTTCACGTAGTGGGGGATTTGGTGGCGCTTATAGAGTCGCTAGGAGTGGAGAGTGTTTTCTTGGTGGCTCATGATTGGGGTGCCATGATAGGTTGGTACTTGTGTTTGTTCAGGCCTGATTTGGTGAAGGCGTATGTTTGTCTCTCTGTGCCTTTCAGACCAAGGCATCCAAAAATGAAGCCTATTCCTACCATGAGAGCTTTCTTTGGAGATGATTACTACATGTGCAGATTCCAG GATCCGGGAATGGAAGATGAAATAGCCAAATATGGGAGCGAAGCAGTACTGAAAAAGATACTTACAGATAGAAAACCAGGACCCCCTTGCTTGCCCAAGGAAAACCCCTTTGGCATTTCCCCTGATTCTAAGCTACCTTCTTGGCTTTCTCAAGATGACCTCAAGTATTACTCTACCAAGTTTGACCAAAAGGGCTTCACTGGAGGTTTGAACTACTACCGCGCACTCGACTT gaaCTGGGAGCTGACAGCTGCGTGGACAGGAGCAAAAGTGAAGGTTCCGGTGAAATTCATGGTTGGTGAGTTGGACTTGGTGTATACGACACCAGGAATGAAAGAGTATGTGCACGGAGGTGGTTTCAAAAAGGACGTGCCTATGCTTGATGAAGATGTGGTTGTGATGGAAGGAGCTGCCCATTTCATTAATCAAGAAAGAGCTCAAGACACTAACTCTCACATTCATGGTTTCATTAACAAGTTCTGA